From the genome of Tripterygium wilfordii isolate XIE 37 chromosome 6, ASM1340144v1, whole genome shotgun sequence:
CCACCCTGACATCCTAATCAATTTGTTTATTAATAAGTCATGCAAAAAAGTAAAATATGTTTTACTGCAGGAGAAAAATCTTTTGAATACTAGGAAAACATACCTCCTCCATTTCTTTTTTCTGGGAGGATTTTGAATCTGATCTCCAAGCAATATATAGTAATCGCAGCCCAAAAAATGCATAAAGAACTGCgtacaataaaaaataatatttaaaaaaaaaacaaagccaGTTTAATCAAATGCCACTAGCTCATATAAGCCATTTTAAAAGTGACGAGGAATTGAtgcaataaaatatttaaaattaaaaggaaaaaaaatcaatatattttCCTATCTTGGCATGCATGTAAGAAGGATTTACTTTCTATTAAAAGAAGATGTTCCAAGAAAGTTAAAATTCATGAAGAGAACAGCTACACATTGTAGTGCAACCTACAAaaaagatgcctctaaagtatAAGAGTTCAAAAGCATAGTAAAACATCAATTTACACCtattctaaagcataaaagttacaATAGACCAGTACCATCCACAAACAAATTACAATGAGCTAAGAAATATACTATACCTGTAGCTGCACTATTTGTATGCTTCCTTGAGATCAAATTCGGCACAATCCTACCTAGTCCAGTGGAAAGTACCTATGTACAACAGCTTTAAGCTTGATCAGATTTGGGAATAAGAGAAAGACCTCGTGTATTGCTGGGGCCATTCACATTACTTCACCATGCAAATGCATTacattttaagaaataaataaGCAAAAGGGAGCCAAATAAGAAAGATAATTCTTCTggtaaaaatttgaaaagagaTTGGAGAAATAATTAACTTACTGTCATAACAACCAATGCAGTTAGTGCTCCCGATAATACAGTTGATTTGGGATGACGCATTGCCATAAGAGCCGCTATGATAAAAGTCTCATCTCCAATCTAGCCACATAATTTACGGTTAAAAAATACCCATTAGATGAGCACAGAGTAAGAGGATTTGCAGTAATTATATCAATACAATATCAGCTCCATTAGAATGGAAACTCCCAATATTGGGCTCAATTATAAACTTACTCCAAGAATTTCAATCAGTGATTCCACATTCCAGCACATGATAAAATATAAGTACATCAGAATCAATTTATTTGAGATTTGACAGCCTCGTATAAgctcattggattaaaatgatCTTCATCAAGAAATCTACCCGTTAATGTTCCGAAATGATCACATCAATTTCAGATATGAGAAAGTGCACACACCTCGCTGACCATAATCATTGAAAAACTTGCAAATAATGCATCAAAAATTCCAAGACCGTGATCCAAATTAAtacttaaatcaatggaatccaCATTGTTCTTGTTTCTTACACCAAGAGCACTCTTATCAATCTGCACCAAAAATTCTTCCGTTAGTATGCATCCAATagcaaaagaaactaaaatacGGCAAGACCTAGCTGCCAATTCAACTTCATATGAAAAACCATGCACGCAAAAGACTGAATGTAAAACCTAATATCTTGCAACTCTACAAACTGTTTgagattttcatttcaattgaaacaatccaaaaaaaatccaattctCACCATGCCACGCCGGCCCAGATCTTTACCCCAGTCGCTCAATTCGTCCTTCACGGAATCATTCGCAGACTCCTGTAGAGAGCAAGCAATTAGACCGTATCAAAACCCACAATACATAGCAGAAATCCCAACACATAGAGAGAGATTTAGGGACCTGAGCAGATACGCGAACAACAGCCAAGAGCAACAAGCCGGCGACAAGGAGAAGATAGACACAGGAAGTGGGACTCGC
Proteins encoded in this window:
- the LOC120001130 gene encoding GDT1-like protein 3, whose amino-acid sequence is MGFRSGCASPTSCVYLLLVAGLLLLAVVRVSAQESANDSVKDELSDWGKDLGRRGMIDKSALGVRNKNNVDSIDLSINLDHGLGIFDALFASFSMIMVSEIGDETFIIAALMAMRHPKSTVLSGALTALVVMTVLSTGLGRIVPNLISRKHTNSAATVLYAFFGLRLLYIAWRSDSKSSQKKEMEEVEEKLESGQGKTAFRRFFSRFCTPIFLESFVLTFLAEWGDRSQIATIALATHKNAVGVAIGATIGHTVCTSLAVIGGSMLASKISQKTVATVGGLLFLGFSFSSYFYPPL